The Juglans regia cultivar Chandler chromosome 11, Walnut 2.0, whole genome shotgun sequence genome contains the following window.
aaaatatttgaaagaaaaaaaaaaaaaaaactataatttacACTAAGATCAGCATGCAAGAAATCATTTAGTAAAATGCagaatttcatatattaatcaGGCTGTTAAAAGGCGCCTGTTCACACTTACAAAAGATTCATACTACATTTATACACGGTAACATCGACTTGCTAGAATTGTGTCAGGCTTGGGCTCTCAATTCTGCCACAATATCCCTTAAAATACCCTCAGTGTCATTCTTCAAGTCCTAATTAAGATCATCTCCATCTCTAATTTTAACCTAATGAATCTTCCCGCTTTCTTTTGGGGCTACCAGCATTGATCGGTCTCCCATCTCCGTCGTGAATTTCCAGAAAATTGGGAATCCATCGTAGCAGCACGCGTTGCCATTACCGTAGAATAACTCGCCGTCCGCCGCCGACGGCCGTAAAGCACGCGATCGTAATCGGCGCGTCTCTCCGGATCCGACAGCGTCGTATACGCTTCATGGACCTTGATGAACTCGCCCGCAGAAGTCTGGCCACTCCTTTGACCGTTACTTGAAACGTCGGGGTGGACCACTCTCGCTAATCTTCTGTAAGCTGCTTTGATCTCCTGACAGGAGGCACCCATCTGAATCCCGAGGACCTCGTAAAGTGACGCCGAAGAGGTGACGTGGGACCCGGTCCTCTCGGCAGTTGCGGTGCAAGAGGCGGAGATAGGAGAGGCACGGTACTTGAGGGATTTTGGGAACGAACGTTGGCAGTCTATTACGGCGAGTTTTGGACCAAAGAAATGGGAGGAGGAGCTTAAGGATAAGGATGAGGATGCGGAAAACATCGTTAAGATTTGGAAGTACTTTGCTGAAGTGCAGTGGGTTTACGCTTATCCGTGTAGATAGGAAGGGAGTGGAAGACGGTCGGATGAGTTGGTATTTATAGTGACAAGGAGAATGGGCTTAACCATGGTTAGTGTGGCTGGGTTAACGAATCACAGGCTTATCCATTGGATGACTCGATCATGTCTTACGCTGACTCAGCGAAACGTCGGTGTCCCCAGTACCTGTCCGGCTACGTTTCGAAGACAATGTgcgctccctctctctctctctctctcacatgtCTAGCTGTTCAGttactttcatttttaattttacaggTAAAtcctttattttgaaattagtaatTCCTGCAAATATCATGCATGATATGGTTTAATTTGGGATAAATTATCAAGAGTCCCAGGAcactctctcttcttcttcttcttcttcttcttctgaatttgtattttcttttcccccaAACAGTACATCATACTGATCTTGATGAATTATGAGAATATTCATTGTGACGTTGAAACAAAAACCATTGTATATGGCCTTCATATTGCAATTCTTTTGAGGCACCGATGGAGATCGTTTACATACGCTAGCTAGATTTCACTGAGAGTGCCCAATATAATTTGAACGTAAGTGTGATCTTCATATTCCTGATTGGTATGTATCAGCAGACTTACCCAATAGAGAATAtgctaaaaacatttaatatgtataaaattgTGCATCAAATTAAGGTATTGTCTTCGACTCTCCGTTTACATTTATTTGATAAACTTCTCAAAGGCTCTTTGAAGGTCCTGTTTCTTtgttaaggaaaatgattttcgCGGCGGTTTGGAAGGCAACTTCTTAATTATGCAGGatgattatattaattaattattgtaagAACGGCCCATAATACGAGAtatatttattacaattttttttaaaaaaaaaaaaaaccattgacTTCGGGACACATAAGGTTAGATTCATCACGGTGTTGAACTTTCCtctgttcttgttttttttttaattgttccAGAGAGTTCTGGAAGATGAAGAGTATAAGGACAACCTTTAATTGCATATGGGTTCATGGTatgtgttaattaatatatgctaatgtatatatatatatatatatacatacaatattctaaaaaatgccTTCATCCATATATACCTAGCTTctcaaatatgtaaaaaaaatttgattttctttatttatttttaaataaaattgttatcaaatagcaaatatatatatatatatatatatatattcttgttttTTGAGGAAAAGCTAGGGCGAATGACCAAGCTGTATGCAAGATCcaaatcttttaaatatatcataATGTTGAAAAGAGTAACCCCGGCCACTTGTTTTccagcaaatatatatataatatatatatatagatatactatatagtatgcCAATTATCTTGCTTAATACTTTTGTTTCTTATGtctaaaaaagacaaaaaaaattacttttgtcTCTGAAAACGCGTTAATGTTATGTAATCGTCGCGGGTACCGACACCTTAATTGGACATGCAAGCTGTTGATAACTCCATATAGCTAAAAGATAAGCAACGAAGAATAATATAAACTCGGAAAGGAAACATCTGGGCCATGCATAAGAGGCTTTTCAACGTCCACTCCGCGGATAGGAAAACATTAGTGTGAGATTTGCTTGAAaatatatctcatctcaaaatttttatctcatatcatttaatCACTTTTCATCTCcttcttaaatataatttaaatataaatatttttaaattaatcattacaatttttcttaattaatatttcaaattctcaaacaaaaataatattataaaattatattctaacaatattttaacttaaaaatattttttattcaattcttttttcctaaaacttaaaaaatattcaactcaaactatctcattattattcacaatttatcttactactattcataaaattataatacaatctcacttcccaaaccttggatatagatttcatttcaaaattttcatctcatcttatcacatCTCCTTCGctaacataattcaaatacaaacattttcaaactaattattacaattttcttaaacttaaaaaaaaaaatcaactttttttccaaaacaaaaatattattataaaactatattctaacaatattttaatttcataatattttttattcaacgttTTCTCTCGtctttctcaaaacccaaaaatcGACGTTCAGCGGTTCGGTCCTGGTTTGAAGCTGAACCGGaccgctgaaccgaccgatataataatttttttttaatatgttcttcttgaaacgacgtcgttctaCTTAAGTTTTAGTAGAATtgcatcattttataaatataagtattataacaGATAATGGAAATGGACGTCGTTTTTATTAAGaacgtaagaaaaaaaaaaaagaagaagaagcttggAACAACGCCATTCCACTCaaaacttaagtgaaacggcattATTTCGAGAtgtgtcttcttcttccccagcCTCTTCTTCCCGATGTactctgcaactctctctctcattattctCTCAGTAGATAATCACCGCTAGGAGAACCGACGCTGACTGAGAACTGCTAAAGAATCGCCTTGATCGGTCTCCTCCTCCCCATCGACTTGGTGGCTCCCCCATTTTTTCAGACGTCGGTCGGCATCAATTTTACCCAAAAATCGCCCCAACACCGTCGATTTTCACCCCTaaatctaacaatattttaattttgcactattttttattcaagtttttctaTCATATttccaaaaacccaaaaaatactcaatttaaattatctcactattattcacaaattatcttattattattaataaaattctcatctcgtctcatttaAAATGAGCTGAAGAGTACTAGCTTAAGGGATACCTAAATAAATGGGTACTTTTCTCTGCTTAAAAggtaaaaaattttactcatcatcttcataccacacaacatacataaattttattctcttaccaaatgtgtggtgtatgaatgatgagtataataaatcaaattagtttaggaataataaaacaaaaaaataaaaataaatatggtgtgTAATGTgtagtgtggtgtgtggtatgaGAATAATGAATAGCAAAATCCCAAGAAAGTGGCCTATGGCCAAGCTGAAGCTACCAATGTCTTGGCCATGTCATTGACACGCCAGGATAGCCCGCACAAGGTGCCCAGTGAGGCTATTGGCCGCATGCAGCCCAGCATGCGCACGCCCAGCAAGGTCGGTGAGGTTAGTGACCGCGCACAGCCCAGCATGCACACGTTCAACGCGCAACCCATGCGCCCAGCCAGTGTGCAACCCACCTATGCGCACTCCCCTGCCTGGGCCACGCCGCACATCACGCGCATGCCCAGCGCATGCACGCACAGCCCCAGGCCATGTCAACACCCAGGTCCCTACCTGAGCCATGCAAtgccaacaacaacaacagcaacCTCACAGCCCAGACCATGCCAACGCCCAAGCCCCTGCCTAGGCCATGTTAAGCTGCAGCAGGCCAAACGCCCAGGCCCATGCCTGGGTCGTGCCACGACCAGCCCCAATTCCAGCCAAGCCAACCAGACCATGGCCCACACCGTGATCCAACCTAGGCCACCATGGGCCAATGCATGCCAAGTGCCAATGTGGGACTACCCAAGGCCTTGTTGCATGAAACCACTTTAGGGTTTCATTTTATGTCTTTACTATAAATAAGGCACTTGACCATTTCATTTGGacctttttgaaaattttcttttgtaaacaCTTGTGATTGTTCTTAAGGTCTATTTCGATGACATTGCACTTGAGCTCTTTTGGGTGCAATTCGAGAATCTCAAAGATATATTCataccttgcaattcgtgaatatgtgTAATTCTATTTATCCAATCCTTGAGTATTTTCCATTCcatttcttatctttcattGTTATTTTTGCTTGcatgttcatatattttcttgagttttcccaacaaacaaacaaacacaagtTAATCCTCCTCCACGCCAAGACCAACTCTCCATAATTCTACTTTCTATAATTAGCCTTCTTCCATTCCCACAAACTCTACCCGAAACCACCAAGAGTCCAATAAGGTAATTCCTACATTTTATGAATCTTTGACTCATCTCCAATCCAATCCCTTGATTGAAggaattttcatttcatctctaatCCCTTAAATCTCTCAATCATCAATCACGCCAACTCTAATTCCCCATTGCCTAAACACGTAATTTTCCAACTTACTAAAACTCTAGCCTCACTTCCATCATCCTACCTTAGCCCATTTCCAATTGGCGTCACTCTCAAGGACAATCCAAGCTGCGCCACATTGTGTCATATTGCACCACATTCATCAAAACACTTAGATCAACCCTACtacatcatcatcctcacttcCATCACTCAAACGCTAAACCTTCATCAATTTAGGAACCCTCCATTGCCATGCAAATTCAAGGCCAAGTAAATTTGCAAGGCACATTCGGTCATCACAAGGACAAGGCGAGCTTGTGTACTTTAATATTTAGAAACTAGACCAAAATCTCTAACATACACATCCGATTTGGGGTGTGACAATGGCTTTTGGGATTTTATTGCAAGAGGCCACCACCAACATTGGACCTCCCAATaagtttttaatctttttaataaattatgataaatcatTAGGATAAATAATTAGGAGTGgtgtagttttattttttgaattgaaaaatctttagaaaattaatcaatttgtgagtttttaTACTCCATCCTAATAGTAGCGACTCGCATACAAAGGAACCATGTTATACAtctatacattatttttttataattgtaataaatattcagaaaaaaaatatttcaataaaaaaatatctagaaaaaatTATAGAGCCGTTGACAGCGTAACCAAGGAAAATGGAATTGATAATGGATAAGGCTTGTTTGAAACTTTATTTGTGGCGGACCCGTCAGCGTTGGCAGGGACCGAGGAGCATCTAATCAAGCAGTGCCACGTGACGGTTAACTGTCGTTTAGTAAAACAAATTGTTCCCGAGGACGTGGCAATTGGATAAAGCTTGCAGTCTCCTGGTAACCCCACACGGTCCAAACCTCACTGCTGAACTGGCTCGAGTTTTCGGCGACAGTTTATCCATAATCCAATGCAGCGGAGCGTCCGAAGGGGCATTCATGTCAGCCGTACCTCCCTCCCACGTGTAGACACGTCGGTTGGAGACGAAAAACAGTCTTACACATTCGACACGCGTTGAGCTCTCATAGAATGGACGGTGGAATTCTGTGGGTAAAGCCGACAGCGGTTGACGTGTTACTTTAATCTGGAGTCGGCACGGAATTATAGGACGAGGACTCACGTGACAGCATTCAATGTCGATTCTTTCCGTACATGGACCACGACAACCGAAGCTCAATATGGAAAAAGCCCAAAAATGTCGAGCCTCCAAGAGCAGCCCACGCCCAACTACATGAGACGAAGCTTGAGCCCACAATCGAGCCTTTGACAATCACGTGGGGCTTTCAGTATGAGCTCGGCCCTTTACGTAACCTGTACGTATGTAACAGCCCACAGTGACAACACTAACAAGCAAAGAGCAAGCAACATGGGTGCGGAAGTCAGCGGGTGGGAATGGTTGTGTGAGGAAGGCTTTTGAATGGGCTGGCCATATGTATAAGCGTTGCGTGCTTCCTCAAAATAATGCATAGTGATAGAAccgataaaaattatatatttatttttaaaaaaacaaagtttattattaaaaatttaatttttttatataaattttatatatatatttttttcaaataagtcaGAGACTTTTGTGCATTCTataattgcaaatatatatcatttatcgACTGTATGTGCAAGTAGAGTAAGTTGCTCTTGTCTTTGCATGATTTATTGGGCATGCATGCGGccttttttattagtttcataatatatatatattttttaaagttaaagttcaatccaaacaatttttaacaccaattttttttttctcaaagataaaaatcatataatcatTTACCTATTGtttcataaagaaaaaacacttaAGTAGTTTTcgctaaaaacaaacaaaatctaTCATTCAAACAACTTATTACTTTTACCCTACCcactttcacaaaattcaaCGCAAAATATATTGAAAGAAATTCAAATAGCTTCTCATTTTACTTATCAACTATCTCAAAACGCAATATAAagcatattctttttttttttttttttttttttatcaataaagctAGTCTACTGCCCCTATTATACCGCTCAGTTTGACtgttggaaatttttttttatttagtaattaaagaagtgattttaagtgtattgatgaattttttttattttttaaaatatttaaaaataataaaaaaatgtaaataaaaaaattggataaaaaaaacactagttTTGCACTAGCGGTCACTTGCCGCGGTAAGCTGCAAGCGGCACGCTAGTGCTACTCCCTTATAATTCTCATCAATTATGGAAGACGTCACTCATCCAAAGATGCCCTTCACTTCTTCGAATCGTTGTCAACATATTTTCTATAGGAGTAAAGcctaaaaagggaaaaaaattgctGGACCTTTCCAATTGAGGCTTTCCCGTTGCTCatggtcttttctttttctagcttTCATGGGCTCCCCAATATCGCATCACATTGACATGGTCCATGATtggccttttgttttttttctttttcgcaCGGactgagagaggaagagagggattTGGTGTTTAATCCCACATCGAGACGGAAGAATGAGAGGTGTTGGAATCGGCTCTATAAGGAGACAAATAGAGGCCTCAACTAAACCATGATCCTTCAGGCAGTTAACGGGATGTGATGAGTGGTTGGTTCTCGCAATATTTATGCGAGAGGGGTGTCTGCCCCAGCCTGGTTACGACAATTGGGCACTCCCATTATCACCAATCTGATCCCTAGCTTGAAGATCTCCTCCCCCAATTCAAGTTCAAAATCTTCCTCCTACCCAATCTATGGTTCATgctaaagtttttttattttgagcatCTGAAAATTCTGCAGCTCTTGCTTACAATTCTGATGACAGAAATTGTCAAAAGGTTTTTGGCAAGTGCTGGACCTGCTGGTGCAGCTAGCACAAgtctccatttttattttatttttttagtttttagtttttatattttttaacatatttaaatattattttaaaatatatatatatatatatatcaatacactaaaaattatttctttaattattaaataaaaaaattaaataaatctcgAAATTCAAAACTGTCCGTTATCCAATAAAGACCTAAAATTCCTAACGAGAAACCAAACTCTCCTACACGAGTAGgtacaaacactttttaacaAGCATTTGCGGCAATCGGTCTTGTAAACCAGTAACTAAAATGAGAGGACAAAATCAGTGGGCATACTAGTATTTTCCAAAGGTTTTATATATCAAACCCCACCATTTACGTTACATTACACCCCGGGAGTAGTAGTCTAGGCATTCAAATTTGTTGAGgccataaagaaaaaataataattacattacACACCATAATATCCCTTATACTTGCACATATCCACCTGTGTACATACGCGATGAAACGTAAATAtaaccacaaaaaatataatgaaatgaaGAGAGAATGAATGAACTATTTTGGGAGCGAAAAATATGTCTGGAATGGTATACGTTCAAACGTGACATCTAGCCCATCCATGATATCCAAAACGTCAGACTTGCCTTGTCGTGCACTCGATTCTCTGCTTGGGGAACAACCTGTGCTCCTGCTCAAAACCGTGGTTCCTCCATTTTTGGCCTTGGCAAAGTGCTGACTTTTGCTGATTCCAGGGGCCATCAAGCTACTAATCACCTCATCTAACAATTTCTTATCTTCCTGAGAAAGTTGCATTCCATGGGTTTTAGAAGTAGAGTTCAAGGATATGAAATGCTTCATCTTGGAGTGAAAATCGACTGTCTTTCCAGTTGGAGATCGTAAAGGCAGAGGCCTTAAAGCAGGATCTCTACGTCTTTTTAAGATGATCAAATGGTGTAGCAAGGTCACCAATTTAAGGATGTATTGATCCGTCTTCTCCTTGTCTGCATAATATAGCGTCTGGAGACGGATCGGGTTACAGGATGCGGTTGAACTGTTGTCGAACTCGATACTgttcaataagaaaaaaacactCTGAAGTATCATTCTAGTGACAGAGAAAGACAGAGAGCGAGAGTAAAACAAACCTAGCCCTTGCCCATTCTCCAACCCACCCGAAACCTTGATGTGCTCTGTCACCAAAAGCAACAGAAGGAAAATTGAGTGTTTGTGTAAAATGAAAGACTAACAAAAGATATTAGCTTATATttgtacaagaaaataaatagcaGTATGTAGAGATTAggtaaatacaaaaaaattcccAGTGAAATAGTATAACCTACTTAAGAGTATTTGTGGCAAGTGGAAGTAGCAACTTAAGAGTCCTTTCCATTTCAGCATTGACCTGAAAAATCGAAAGCTGTACAGAAACAGAAGGTGAAGCAATTAAAtatgttagaaaaaagaaagaaacgctTGAGCTAAATATCCATGAAGAGAAATGAATAAGTAGAGAACAGAAGAAATGCCAAGGTTTCAACCATTCTTCAGAGGGCATACCTGTTCATTGAGATCAAGCATTCGGGAATGTAGAACCTTCTTAACACCATTTGGCAATGCCCGATATAATTGGTCCCTCATATTTTGGGGAAAGGTGGTTGGGCAAGATGCCTGTCAACATATAACCTTCCATTCATGGACACATACTTGGGAAAATCAATTATCTGAAAACAGGGAGATTTATACTTACAATTATACTTGTCTGGTTGATAATATTAGCATAGTGTAATGCAAGACCTGTTTCACCAAGTCTTTGAGGACCCTTCCTTTCCTCCTCACTAACCAATGTTATACCTGCCATGAATCAACAACTCTAAGAATTTATGATTGAATGATTTGAATCACATACTTCAAAGCCAACAACTTCAACCATGTCCAAATGACTTGTATTcgaccatatataaattaaaaaaatatatggacatcggcaattctaaaaatatttcaaaaactgcCTTGACATGATAAAACCATGCAGTAACAAAGGATCTACGTGCAGAAATTTTTGTCACAGATAATGTACTTCGACTTTCTGATCTCTCTACATAGCAAGAAACAACTGACCGGTTAATTTGCTAGCTTAACTGTTCATAAAATAGGATgccaaacagaaaaagaaaaacacgaTTCAACCAAAACCAATGCCTCGGACATGACTAAGGGATAGTTGGCAATAGGCAGAGACTTCAGCAAAACCAGGGCACATGTAGAAAAGATCAAGGCCGCAAAGAATATTCTATGCCATATTTTCTCATGGAGTATTGCTACactatattttatgaaatatgaggatagaagagtaaaatcacatgtttttaagtggtgtgcaggagtgtgaggcttatgtttagaatttttctttctcataacCGAGATTCTACATACTTTGGAACATTTCAAAACCAGGGCATGTGTAGTGTAAAAAACAAAGTCTGCAAAGAAGATTCTACGCTATATTTTCTTGTAACTTAGATTCTACATTTATGAGgcaatttaaatatttctttttaggaTTAAATACTTAGATGAGCTTTGTGGCTAGTCTCATTACGAGATGTACAACTCATACCATTGTTTCCAAAAGCTTCCCAGATAGCTTTATGTATGTGGGTGACAACATCCAAAAGCTTCTTTACAATCTGCAATAagcaaaataatttgaaaatataagtaaaactaCAGAGAGAATAATATTCCACTCTATTCTGTGGAACATAAGACTAATAATGTAGGCACCTTCCTCCTTGACCTATGACAGATTCTATAtcaaataaatgtgtttatatTTGACTGCCATTTCCGCCAAGGAAGGTAGTATAAAGACTAAATAAAACTGGCAGTTTAAATGATAAATCGAAGCACAAAGTACATAGAAGCAGATTCTAATGAAGTTTTCCAACTAGGTATCCAAATATCACAGTTTTATCTCTTCAGAAATAATGACACGTGCTCACAGTTATATACCTCTTCAAAACTTTTAGACCAAAGAGACTTCTTTTTCAATCTCTGTACAAGCTTTCTTTGTTCTTTAAGCTCGCTTTGAAAAACTGTAAGACTCTCTCCTACAATTACAAACGAAATGACCTGTTAATGAATTTAGTGCACTGCTGCCACTTAACAGACTTCTTGAAGAAACTGGACACATTTAACAATCAGTGGTTAGAActttaaaaactttttcaaaatttaatccGTGGACAAGATATTATCTTCTAAGTTTAGAGGTTGATAGAGTAGTAGCAAATGATGAGACAGAAGGCCACAAAGCACAACGGAAGGTAGAAAATGAAGAATACTGCTTACAGGACAGTAGTTTTTCCAGGGTTTAAAGAAAGAGATTATATCTATTTTCCAAGGTAGAATTTGTATAGCATAATACGTGATTACTGAAATGTTGAGATGGGCATCTTGGTCCCATAGCATATGAAACTATTACTTTGAATGAACTAAACAGATCCAAGTTTTCACAGtattatagatatattaaaagCAGTCTGTGGTAAGAGAATAAGAATTTTATGCCCAACCTCGTCGAGGGAGATTTAAGGACTCCATTTCCTCAAGCTGTCGTCGATAATCTTGTTCAAATCTTTCAAAAGCATTCAACTCGTGGTATAATTCCTACACGAATGAACAAGTTATAGCTTCTTAGAGTAATGCATGCTAGTCGTAGCCCAAGGGATAAAATCCAAATTCAAGTGGAGATAGACAAAatggaaaatttatataaagcatgaaaaattagtattacaGTAAAAAACTGCAGAGTATACACTTAACATGATTCAATAAGACATCTTCAGTATGTTTCAGAAGTGGAAACATATTACGTGTTTCAATGCTAGTAGAAGCGaactatatatacaagcatatttacttgtatttttaTGTACTGCCAAAGATTAAGCAATAAAATGCATAAAGCAGATAGGAGGAA
Protein-coding sequences here:
- the LOC109000891 gene encoding chaperone protein dnaJ 11, chloroplastic-like, which gives rise to MFSASSSLSLSSSSHFFGPKLAVIDCQRSFPKSLKYRASPISASCTATAERTGSHVTSSASLYEVLGIQMGASCQEIKAAYRRLARVVHPDVSSNGQRSGQTSAGEFIKVHEAYTTLSDPERRADYDRVLYGRRRRTASYSTVMATRAATMDSQFSGNSRRRWETDQCW
- the LOC108982110 gene encoding protein PSK SIMULATOR 2-like, whose protein sequence is MGAVCSGGVAKGNAKVRENISEKLEKIKGVSKLKGDGYSDSDSDAFIKTMRNTDSPVVRKSLTSGLKPSSPTWSKSSPATPTRSKPSTPSRTSKIIQKGLGRAGERAGDVLDSLGTHMPKFNAYSGFGLASRWNKISIFAFEVANTIAKGTYLLQSLSKENIQALKKEILHSSVKQLVSTNVEELLSFAAADKRQEFEVFLREVIRFGDMCKDPQWHNMGEYFSKLDTDGPNRKKIIVDAETTVQELTTLAQHTSELYHELNAFERFEQDYRRQLEEMESLNLPRRGESLTVFQSELKEQRKLVQRLKKKSLWSKSFEEIVKKLLDVVTHIHKAIWEAFGNNGITLVSEEERKGPQRLGETGLALHYANIINQTSIIASCPTTFPQNMRDQLYRALPNGVKKVLHSRMLDLNEQLSIFQVNAEMERTLKLLLPLATNTLKAHQGFGWVGEWARASIEFDNSSTASCNPIRLQTLYYADKEKTDQYILKLVTLLHHLIILKRRRDPALRPLPLRSPTGKTVDFHSKMKHFISLNSTSKTHGMQLSQEDKKLLDEVISSLMAPGISKSQHFAKAKNGGTTVLSRSTGCSPSRESSARQGKSDVLDIMDGLDVTFERIPFQTYFSLPK